One segment of Musa acuminata AAA Group cultivar baxijiao unplaced genomic scaffold, Cavendish_Baxijiao_AAA HiC_scaffold_855, whole genome shotgun sequence DNA contains the following:
- the LOC108951902 gene encoding ATP synthase epsilon chain, chloroplastic, with the protein MTLNLCVLTPNRIIWDSEVKEIILSTNSGQIGVLPNHAPIATAVDIGLLRIRLNNDQWLTVALMGGFARIGNNEITILGNDAEISTDIDPQEAQQALEIAEANLSRAEGKRQAIEANLALRRARTRVEAVNVISY; encoded by the coding sequence ATGACCTTAAATCTTTGTGTACTGACTCCTAATCGAATTATTTGGGACTCAGAagtgaaagaaataattttatctactaaTAGTGGCCAAATTGGCGTATTACCAAACCACGCCCCTATTGCCACGGCTGTAGATATAGGTCTTTTGAGAATACGCCTCAACAACGACCAATGGTTAACGGTGGCTCTGATGGGTGGTTTCGCTAGAATAGGTAATAATGAAATCACCATTTTAGGAAATGATGCGGAAATAAGTACTGACATTGATCCGCAAGAAGCTCAACAAGCTCTTGAAATAGCTGAAGCTAACTTGAGTAGAGCTGAGGGTAAGAGACAAGCAATTGAAGCGAATCTAGCTCTCAGACGAGCTAGGACACGAGTAGAGGCTGTCAATGTTATTTCCTACTAG